From the Cohaesibacter sp. ES.047 genome, one window contains:
- a CDS encoding AbrB family transcriptional regulator → MGRFKPMTQQVSGLAIALAGAALFLVVGLPLPFLFGSLFACLMAALLRLPFKGVGLLSKTARTVLGVAAGASITPDVVHALPHMAFTIALIPLFIGLIAVVGLPFFLHFGYDRVTAWYAAMPGGLQDMVIFGQEAGGDARALSLIHATRVLVIITLAPVIATHFYGVGFDHPIGASTRDLPAVELVLMIVAALGGWFLAVRLKLFGAAILGPMILAACFTQLDLLHARPPREAILAAQLLIGLSIGAHYIGVTLRELGRFVLSAVLFVLILAAMSALFTEVISLLEFAPPLDAFLAFSPGGQAEMALLAMLLGADMGFVVVHHVFRVIIVITGAPIAARLLRKLAKYEELNRRS, encoded by the coding sequence ATGGGCCGGTTCAAACCAATGACCCAACAGGTGAGCGGGCTTGCTATTGCTTTAGCGGGCGCCGCTCTCTTTTTGGTAGTGGGGTTGCCGCTTCCATTTCTGTTTGGTTCTCTCTTTGCCTGTCTTATGGCGGCACTTTTGCGGCTTCCGTTCAAGGGAGTCGGTCTTCTTTCGAAGACCGCCCGAACTGTTCTCGGTGTTGCTGCGGGAGCCTCGATAACACCCGACGTGGTTCATGCCTTGCCGCACATGGCTTTCACTATCGCGCTCATTCCACTTTTTATCGGTCTCATCGCTGTTGTCGGTTTGCCCTTCTTTCTCCATTTTGGCTACGACCGGGTGACAGCTTGGTATGCCGCCATGCCTGGTGGATTACAGGACATGGTCATTTTTGGGCAGGAAGCGGGTGGCGATGCCCGTGCCTTGTCACTTATTCATGCGACGCGCGTCCTCGTTATCATCACCTTGGCTCCAGTCATCGCGACCCACTTCTATGGAGTCGGTTTTGACCATCCCATCGGTGCATCGACGAGGGATCTCCCGGCGGTTGAGCTCGTCCTTATGATTGTTGCAGCGCTGGGAGGATGGTTTCTAGCCGTTCGCCTGAAATTGTTTGGGGCGGCCATTCTCGGGCCGATGATTTTGGCGGCCTGTTTCACCCAACTTGATCTGCTACATGCCAGACCCCCGCGTGAAGCCATCTTGGCAGCTCAGCTTCTTATTGGCCTCAGCATCGGTGCCCACTATATCGGAGTCACTTTGCGAGAACTTGGCCGTTTCGTCTTGTCCGCAGTTTTGTTCGTCCTGATCCTCGCCGCCATGTCGGCGTTGTTCACCGAAGTGATCAGCCTGCTCGAGTTTGCTCCGCCGCTGGATGCGTTTCTTGCCTTCTCGCCCGGAGGTCAGGCAGAAATGGCCCTATTGGCGATGCTCTTGGGAGCTGATATGGGGTTTGTTGTGGTGCATCACGTCTTTCGAGTGATCATCGTCATCACCGGAGCACCAATCGCTGCTCGTTTGCTGCGAAAGCTGGCGAAATATGAGGAGTTGAACCGACGTTCTTAG